A single Apostichopus japonicus isolate 1M-3 chromosome 11, ASM3797524v1, whole genome shotgun sequence DNA region contains:
- the LOC139976062 gene encoding uncharacterized protein isoform X1, with amino-acid sequence MTLDRTITLQNWYPSALLLIGCLIMPSVVCTICSECLELDHQVVSACPCGHVNHDKWNALDEIQLKVTSLTKKKGELHSESERLSTLVDSLNASLRMMTKQLKQEQMINDGFR; translated from the exons ATGACATTGGACCGAACCATTACACTACAG AATTGGTATCCTAGTGCATTGCTGCTGATTGGCTgtttaatcatgccaagtgttGTCTGTACCATCTGTTCAGAATGTCTGGAGTTAGATCATCAGGTGGTCTCTGCATGTCCCTGTGGGCATGTGAACCATGACAAATGG AATGCTCTTGATGAGATTCAATTGAAAGTGACCAGTCTAACTAAGAAGAAAGGTGAACTGCACTCTGAAAGTGAGAGGCTCTCCACTCTAGTGGATTCCTTAAATGCCAGTTTAAGGATGATGACCAAACAGTTAAAACAGGAACAGATGATCAATGATGGTTTTAGA tgA
- the LOC139976062 gene encoding uncharacterized protein isoform X2: MTLDRTITLQNWYPSALLLIGCLIMPSVVCTICSECLELDHQVVSACPCGHVNHDKWNALDEIQLKVTSLTKKKGELHSEMSGISRAFNT, from the exons ATGACATTGGACCGAACCATTACACTACAG AATTGGTATCCTAGTGCATTGCTGCTGATTGGCTgtttaatcatgccaagtgttGTCTGTACCATCTGTTCAGAATGTCTGGAGTTAGATCATCAGGTGGTCTCTGCATGTCCCTGTGGGCATGTGAACCATGACAAATGG AATGCTCTTGATGAGATTCAATTGAAAGTGACCAGTCTAACTAAGAAGAAAGGTGAACTGCACTCTGAAA tgAGTGGGATTTCCAGAGCATTCAATACTTGA